The Terriglobia bacterium genomic interval CAGGGATTGCCTCGGCTGACCCCAAGAACTCTGGTCAGCAGGCAGGCACTTGCCGCCGAACCGGAGCAGGCGCGCAGGCAGGGCTTTGCCCTGGACAACGAGGAGAACGAATTGGACGGGCGTTGTATCGGCGCACCGATCGCCGGGCCGGGCGGCCGGATCGCGGCGGCGCTGAGCATTTCCGCGTCCGTTTTCCTCATGGGCATGGCGAGGGCCGAGACCCTGGCAGGCGAACTGACCGATGCCTGCCGCGCGATCTCATGCGCTCTCATCCCGCGCGCCTGAGCCGTAGAATGTCGGGATCTACCAGCGCTTGGCTTTGGCTGGTTCCATTCTTCGGAGGTCAAGCCCTCGCTCGAAGGCACCGAGGCGATAGATGCAGATTTCACGGAGCGTGGAAGGATGATGGAGCACTTCCGACAGAGACTGGCCGCCGACTGCCCACACACCGCCGCCCCGCACTACGACGATCTTGTAGTCGTGCAACATCCGGATGAATTTGTCCCAATCGAAGTGCGCGGGCAGAATCGGAATAACCAGATAAAGGAAACTCCCCTCCGCATCGAAGGGAATGATACGGTCAGCCGGCTCGGTTTCGCCGGGATAGATGAAATGCGCTGCGGCTTCAGCCTCAGGCACATGGCAATGCATGATCGTCTGGAAGTCGCTCGTGTCATAGATCGCTTTGTGCGTTTTCAATTCCACATCGTCCCCGCCGTCAGGCCGCAGCGGCAGGCGTAGAAGCGGGCCGCCGATGTCCCGCGGCATCGAGGCCTTGGGAGCATATAGGACCGTGTCTACTCCGCGCACCGACATGGATCCTGTGTGGAAAGCAGAAAGCCGTGACTCGAAAATCCTGTGCCCGGCCTTGATGAATTCGCGACGGATCTCTTCCTCTTCGGGGAAGTCGCAGCGGGTATCGTCTCCGGTGGTATAGGCAGGCGGAGGGTAGGTGAAGCATGCGTTCGAGTCCGCGGCGATCCGCCTGCGCAGGGCCTCCACATCCACGCGCCATCTCTCCATGTTCCTGACCACGGCCCCCGCAGTATTGCCGACACACAACCGGAAAAACGTCTCCTGGAGAGTCGTGCCTTTGGCGATCGCGCCGTGGCCGAATATGATGGTCAGGGGGCGATCTGCGAGCCGCTCCGGGATAATCCTGGCCATTTCGGGCGAGCCGCTGGGGACTGCGAACCAATCGACGGGGATGTGGCTGCCCAGATGGTAATAGCCGAGCGGGTCCACGGGCTGAAAGGCGGCAGGCCGGCCCGGTTTGGGCGCATCGTCCAGAGTGACGATCGTCAGTTCTTTGACATGGGCATGAAAGGAAGCTCGGACGCCAGGCAGGGCGAGGATCCGGGCGTGAATATCCGTTTCGGAGGAGGCCTTGTAGTAACCGTAATCGGTTTCGGTGGCCGAGAGGAAACAGAGCTGGGTTCGGTCGAGATCCCCTTTCTGCGAACCGGAAGCGGTGATCACGATCTCGTCCTCGCCCCGTTCATTGATGTGGCGTACTGCCATGTTGCCGGAATGGCTGTCCTGGATGTCGTAAGCAAGCGAGGCGCTGCCGATGACCCGGAAAAGGCGGAGGAGATCGCTGCTGGCTTGCCATTTTTGGCTGGGACCGCTCAATGGTTTCCCTCCCGGATCCGCAAGTGGTCGAGAGATTCGCGCGTTGGTCTTCCCTGGTCATCCCAACCGCGGACCCTGTAATAATCTCCCCGCATGTGTTCCATGTCGGCACTGCTGATGCGCCGTTCGCAGTCCCCCACCCGAATGGGGATCTCGCTGAAGCGAGCGGGAAGAAGATCATCCTCGGCGGTGACGCCGGCCGCCAGGTTGAACAATCGTTCCAGGGCCGCAATGCGGTTGGCGATCTCTTCGAAGCGTGTGGCGGAAAAATCGCGGCCGGTAATTCCGCTGACCATTCTTGCCCAGGGATCCGTGGAGAAGGCAAAGCCGGTAAAACGGCATATGCCCAGGCTGTCCTGGAGAATGCCAAGATTCTGCATGTTCCGGATGGCGATGGGTGACTGCAGCAGGCTGAAGCGGGGAATCTCCCTGGTGCCCCCGAAGAAAGCGAGAGAAACCGCGTATCCTCCCCGCAGGTGGCAGGCGCCGGTAGGTGAGGTCATATAGCCGAGAGCCTGCGGGTAAGAGGCGCGTGGATCGTAGCCGGGGATTTCCAGTTTCTTGACGGTCATGGAGTATTCCGGATGCCCGTAGGCGGCAGCCAGCCGCCAGGAGCCCTCCGCTAACCGGTCGCCGATACCCTGCCGCAGGGCGATCTTGCGGACAAGATTCTCCAGAGTGAAGCAGCTGCCGAAGGAGAGGTCCACGTCGCACGTGTCGGCAGCCGGAATATGGCCCCGTTCATAAAGCTCCATGGCGCAGGCCAGGGTTCCGCCGTAGCTGATGGTGTCGATGCCGTACTCGTTGCACCGGTAATTGGCTCGAGTGATGGCGGCAAGATCGTAGATATCGCAGACCGGGCCCATCAGTACCGTGGTCTCATACTCCGGACCTTCACCGCTCTCCTCCTGTCCATTGGCATTTTCGACCCGAGTGTGCCGCTGGCAACCGATGGGGCAGAGGAAACACCCGCCGGCTTTTTGGAGAAAGGTCTTGGCCAGGGTCTCACCGGAAATGTTCTCCACGCTTTCCTCGATATGGAGGCAGTCCTGGAAATTCCGGTGCGGCAGCATGCTGATGAGGTTGATCAGCTCGATGAGTCCGGCAGTGCCGAATTCGCGCAACAGCCTCTTGGTGACGGGCGCTTGTTTCATCAGGTAGACGGCCTGGTCGCGCCCCGATTGATACCTGCCCTGATCGGCCGTGCCGGCTTTCGTGTTGCCGCGGATGCGGATGGCTTTGAGTTTCTTGCTGCCCCAAACGGCTCCCGGACCGCAGCGACCATAGACGCGGTTACGATCGTTGGCCACGGCCGCCAGGCGGACGAGATTCTCCCCTGCCGGGCCGATGCACAGCACACGCCAGGGATTGCCCGGCTCGCTGCTGTCACTCAGGGCATCGGTGGTTTCGTGGATGTTCCTGCCCCAGAGATGCGTGGCCGGCCGGATCTCGACGCGCTCCGGTTGGATGTCGATGAGCACGGGCGCGCGCGCTGCCCCCTCGATTACCAGGGCATCGTAGCCGGCTCCTTTCAACCCCGCGGCCCAACTCCCTCCCGAATTCGAAGTGCCGATGATTCCCGTCAGGGGTGATTTGAAAACCATGTGCCCGCGGCCGGCCGTCGGGGCGTTCGAGCCGATGAGTGGTGAAGCGGCGATCACAACTGCATTGTCAGGTCCCAGAGCATCGGCCGCCGGCTCGACGCGGTTGCAGAAAATTCGCGTGGCCAGCCCGCGGCCGCCGAGGTAATCCGTAACCATCTCGGGATCGAGTGGCAACACCTGTGCCCTGCCTGAGGACAGATCGATGCTCAGTACTTTGCCGTGATAACCGGATATCGGGAAATCGGCCATGATTGTCGGTTCTCTCTCGCCTTTCAGCCGCCTGCCAGAAAGGGGAAGATGGCGATTGCGTCTCCGTCGGCCAACTCAGTTGCCAATCCATTCAGGGCTTGAGCGGGGGTACCGTTTTTCATGACCACCACCTGCGCATTGAGTTCCTCGCCGGTGAGAAGTTCCCGTCGGCGGGCAGGAGTGTTGCCCAGGGAGCGCAGCAACTGGCCCAGGGTACTTCCTGGAGGGAGTCGGACCAGTTTTTCTTTCGCGCCGAAAAGAGCCGGGAAATGGACCAGAAATTTCACTCTCACGGTGATTCCGCCCGGCGCTGTTGCATGGACGGCATCGGAGGAAGAAGATCCGGAATTCATAGTTTCAGTCACACTCCCAGCCAAGGCCGGATGTTAGAGATGTCCTGCGCCATTTTCAAGGGCTTTGAGAGTTTGCGTCTCTGAAACGATCATTTACAGATGCATTTCGCTTCCGCAAATGAGGTTCCCCGCAGTCGCTCTGTGGGGATTGCTGTATCATGCTGCCGCATTCAGGTCGAAAACGTGTTGGTTCCTATGAAACGAGGTATATGCTATTGGATGCCTGTGCCTCTGCGCGCGTTCATCAAGTGGGGGTCAGATTTACAGGCTCCCGGTGTTGCTTTTCCAGCTTAACCACCCTGCATTTGTCATGGGCTATTACGACGACATACGGAAGGTAGTTTGCCGCATCCCTCGAGGCGAAGTTGCGACCTACGGGGAAGTGGCTCGTGCTGCGGGTCATCCGGGAACTGCACGGCAGGTCGCCTGGGCGCTGCGGGACGCGGATGTTCGAGGGATTCCCTGGCATCGAGTGCTCGGGAGCCGCGGCACGATTCTGCTGCCGGACCAGGCAGGGCTGTTGCAGCGCCGCCTGCTGGAACGCGAAGGAGTGAGATTCGCCGGGGCGCGCGTCGACCTGGCACACCACGCCTTCCAGTTCCCGCCCCAAAGGCCCTGCCGCAGACAGCGCTGACGAACCGCATGTACATCCTGGGAACTGCACACCTTTATTGGTGGGGTCAACGACCAGGGAAAGTGCCCCCGTACAGTCAGGATCTGGAAGACTGTCAATCCATCTCCAGGTAGCACCGCCATCGGTGGTTTTCCAGATCCTCGTGCTACCACCGAGATAGGTTGAATAGAGCCATATCGATCTCCAGATTTGGGTGATGGGAATCTGCTTTTTTCAGATCCTGGATTTTGGGGGAACGGCCTTTTCCGTTAGAAATACGTGGATGTGTTGATCGATCTCTTCGAGCTGTCGGTAGGCGGCAATGGTGATGTGCGGCGAAGAGTTGCCTGTGATCATCTTTGAGATTGCCAAGCCTTCGCGATATAGGCAGAGGACCGGA includes:
- a CDS encoding aldehyde ferredoxin oxidoreductase family protein, coding for MADFPISGYHGKVLSIDLSSGRAQVLPLDPEMVTDYLGGRGLATRIFCNRVEPAADALGPDNAVVIAASPLIGSNAPTAGRGHMVFKSPLTGIIGTSNSGGSWAAGLKGAGYDALVIEGAARAPVLIDIQPERVEIRPATHLWGRNIHETTDALSDSSEPGNPWRVLCIGPAGENLVRLAAVANDRNRVYGRCGPGAVWGSKKLKAIRIRGNTKAGTADQGRYQSGRDQAVYLMKQAPVTKRLLREFGTAGLIELINLISMLPHRNFQDCLHIEESVENISGETLAKTFLQKAGGCFLCPIGCQRHTRVENANGQEESGEGPEYETTVLMGPVCDIYDLAAITRANYRCNEYGIDTISYGGTLACAMELYERGHIPAADTCDVDLSFGSCFTLENLVRKIALRQGIGDRLAEGSWRLAAAYGHPEYSMTVKKLEIPGYDPRASYPQALGYMTSPTGACHLRGGYAVSLAFFGGTREIPRFSLLQSPIAIRNMQNLGILQDSLGICRFTGFAFSTDPWARMVSGITGRDFSATRFEEIANRIAALERLFNLAAGVTAEDDLLPARFSEIPIRVGDCERRISSADMEHMRGDYYRVRGWDDQGRPTRESLDHLRIREGNH
- a CDS encoding MoaD/ThiS family protein; translated protein: MRVKFLVHFPALFGAKEKLVRLPPGSTLGQLLRSLGNTPARRRELLTGEELNAQVVVMKNGTPAQALNGLATELADGDAIAIFPFLAGG
- a CDS encoding class II aldolase/adducin family protein, which translates into the protein MSGPSQKWQASSDLLRLFRVIGSASLAYDIQDSHSGNMAVRHINERGEDEIVITASGSQKGDLDRTQLCFLSATETDYGYYKASSETDIHARILALPGVRASFHAHVKELTIVTLDDAPKPGRPAAFQPVDPLGYYHLGSHIPVDWFAVPSGSPEMARIIPERLADRPLTIIFGHGAIAKGTTLQETFFRLCVGNTAGAVVRNMERWRVDVEALRRRIAADSNACFTYPPPAYTTGDDTRCDFPEEEEIRREFIKAGHRIFESRLSAFHTGSMSVRGVDTVLYAPKASMPRDIGGPLLRLPLRPDGGDDVELKTHKAIYDTSDFQTIMHCHVPEAEAAAHFIYPGETEPADRIIPFDAEGSFLYLVIPILPAHFDWDKFIRMLHDYKIVVVRGGGVWAVGGQSLSEVLHHPSTLREICIYRLGAFERGLDLRRMEPAKAKRW
- a CDS encoding MGMT family protein; translated protein: MGYYDDIRKVVCRIPRGEVATYGEVARAAGHPGTARQVAWALRDADVRGIPWHRVLGSRGTILLPDQAGLLQRRLLEREGVRFAGARVDLAHHAFQFPPQRPCRRQR